The genomic stretch TCTttaatgaaaattgatttaaaatattaatttattttatataaaataaatataaaaaataatattgtttaatTGATCGAATATATAGATATTCAACTAAATACAAAAGTATAGGAGTGTTAATCTTAAATTTAACATATTTCATTTTGTATTATCATagaaaaggagaaaaagaaaaatgaataatattttggcATTAATATTTTCCAGCCTCTTTAAGAGCATAGTCTTGTAAAGTGGAACGTAATTTGGGGATAAAAAACCGGGGTGTGTAAAATAAGAAAGTTAGAAGTATTATGGTAGCTACGAAAAAGGACAGCACAGAGAAACGATGCCAACCGCTACTTTCATTTTCATGTCTTTCTCCCATCTCTCTTTCTCTTGTCTTCCTTTCTGACTCTCTCTATCCTCATGCGCGTCATTCCCGTGGCTACTCTCCCTTTTTTGGTTCTCGCACCTTTCTCATAACCTTTTTACATCGCCATCATGAGCGATGAACCACGAGAACCACCTCAACCTTCCTCGAGGTACCATCATAACTTTTTCTCTTCCTTTCATCATCTATCCATGCATACATGTATGCATGCAATGCTCATTCATTCTACACACAACTACATTCATCTTAGTGTTTCATATGCATGCATGCATGTTTGAATGAGATGTTTGATCATATATATGATTTATCAGAATTTTTGGCAATGTATATATATTGTGTCACATTAAATGCATGTTTGGTATCGTGGCTCTTGCGATACCATGCATGCATTAATGCTCTTTTTCTTGTTTGCtgataatcaagattgattatatTGACAGCAATGACGGCCATAAGTCAGATAGAAAACAAATAGATAAAGAGAATTCTTCTTTAAGAAGCAGACGACCCCGACCGGGATTTTCTGATTCGTTTTCTAGTATTGGTAATGAATCAATCTTCGTCATACTTTTCAATaagataatgatatgtttgtttggttatttGCGTAACTGTGCTAATATGGTGGAATGGATATACTTTATATGTTATTAGACTTGGCAGCTTTAGAGATTGAGGAAGGAAGCCAATCTGAGTATTCTCCTAGAAGTCAAGAATCTGAAACACCGAGTTCGAGGGCAAGCACTTCTGATTCCGAGGGAGGTTTAAGAGGCAATCTTAATAATAATCAGTGGCGCGGTTTCTTTAAGTTGCTAAAGAAGGGATCACAAATGCCTTTTCAGACCTTTCATCCGTTGAAAAATGTTCCAAAACTTACtagaagaaaaagcaaaagaattAGGGAGGATCTCATCCCATCTTTGAATTCACCGGCTCTTCAGTCTTCTTTTGACGCCGAGTTTTGCTGCTTCAAATCTTCGTGGAAGAATTTCTCTCTCGCTGAGATTCTAGCCGCAACAGATGACTTTAGCCATGGTATGAAAATATGGATGAGGTTTATTTTCATGTTGACATCATGCTTGTTAGCACTTGTGGCACTGACACTCTAGATTGTAGACGTGTCTAATGTCTGACATGTGTCACGGTTGGACAATGACTCATCTGATTACATTCAATTATTTCTTTGTCTATGCGTTTGTGTTAGTATCGGGTCTGATGTATGTTTATGTGTAAGTGTTACATAGCTTGTTAGGCTTATAAGCTGCGTTTTATTTATGTTTGAAGATAATTTGATTGGGGAGGGAGGCTATGCTGAGGTTTACTTAGGGAAATTGGAAGATGGAAACTTTGTTGCCATTAAACGGTTGACAAGAGGTTGCCAAGAAGAAATGACTGCAGATTTCTTGTCTGAGCTTGGCATTATAGTGCATGTGGATCACCCCAATATTGCTAGATTGATTGGATATGGTGTTGAAGGTGGAATGTTTCTTGTTCTTCAATTGTCTCCTCATGGAAGCTTGTCATCCATACTTTACGGTATATTTCTAAATGCATGAATGTTTAGGCTATAGGCGCTTAATTACGCTATTTATGCGAACACGACCCGAGTTTTGGAGTTAATTGGATTCATTCCTTTTATGGATTTCAGGACCTAGAGAGAAACTGAATTGGAGCCTTAGATTCAAGATTATTTTGGGGACTGCTGAAGGTCTTCGCTATCTGCATGAAGGATGTCAAAGAAGGATTATTCACAAAGATATCAAAGCTTCTAACATTCTCCTCTCAGAGGATTTTGAGCCTCAGGTGCCTCTTAT from Vicia villosa cultivar HV-30 ecotype Madison, WI linkage group LG4, Vvil1.0, whole genome shotgun sequence encodes the following:
- the LOC131599950 gene encoding receptor-like cytosolic serine/threonine-protein kinase RBK2, coding for MSDEPREPPQPSSSNDGHKSDRKQIDKENSSLRSRRPRPGFSDSFSSIDLAALEIEEGSQSEYSPRSQESETPSSRASTSDSEGGLRGNLNNNQWRGFFKLLKKGSQMPFQTFHPLKNVPKLTRRKSKRIREDLIPSLNSPALQSSFDAEFCCFKSSWKNFSLAEILAATDDFSHDNLIGEGGYAEVYLGKLEDGNFVAIKRLTRGCQEEMTADFLSELGIIVHVDHPNIARLIGYGVEGGMFLVLQLSPHGSLSSILYGPREKLNWSLRFKIILGTAEGLRYLHEGCQRRIIHKDIKASNILLSEDFEPQISDFGLAKWLPDQWTHHTVSKVEGTFGYLPPEFFMHGIVDEKTDVYAYGVLLLELITGRQALDSSQKSLVMWAKPLLSSNNIKELVDPILGDAYDEEQMKLVVLNASMCIDQSSIQRPQMSEVLQILRGEEESLRMLKERQKSKLHRTYSEELYDAEDYNSTKFLSDRDRHMETILGTSNPN